From Nerophis lumbriciformis linkage group LG09, RoL_Nlum_v2.1, whole genome shotgun sequence, one genomic window encodes:
- the LOC133607173 gene encoding uncharacterized protein — protein MAGSFLSAHRCPQVDLPLHRGTQMPPPRLTSSRLIASSSNSGEEDERGSGSDWSEDDLSLHFSASVISPSSDEESDPESGGRCVTQGKCPIQVKKLLCPTVHHRSDLLLRQHSMPATPQSGGGTRQGDNSAPQRLRKSFSLDESKTKMASCIINSVLSKKMQEQFVSSEAHNSSAGRAEKDVLQNAHTFPASRAPTTVRVFGREDKPRPNLQVLHGNNKASTGHVTKMAACFSRVKFIPVRNVKDLAESRQTERTRTNVSDQAATSFPQQTVTAQEHNSSLGVSSRHVPGVCTALPTSRYPHLGQVRTTQTLPSSMSSTHTIPPSKGSIQTLPPPISSTHTLTPSMSATHTLPQSMSSTHTLPQSTSSTHTLTPSMSSTHTLTPSMSSTHTLPQSTSSTHTLLPSMSSTHTLTPSMSSIHTLPPPISSTHPLPLSMSSNHTLPPSISSTHTLPPSRSATHTLHPSMNSTHTLLPSMSSTHALPQSMSSTHTLPQSFSSTHTLPTSMSSPHTLPPSMSSTHTLPPSMSFTYSLHPSMSSNHTLPPCMSSTHTLPLSMSSNYTLPPSMSSTHTLTPSMSSTHTLPSSMSSIHTLPPSMSFTHSLPLSMSSTHTLPLSMSSKHILHPSMNSTHTLLPSMSSTHALPQSMSSTHTLPQSFNSTHALPPSMSSIKTLPQSMSSTHTLPSSMSSIHTLPPSMSFPHSLSPSMSSTHTLPPSMSFTHTLHPSMNSTHTLLPSMSSTHALPQSMSSTPTLPQSFSSTHTLHPSMSSIQTLPQSMSSFHTLHPSMSSIQTLPQSMSSIQTLPQSMSSFHTLPPSMGFIYTLLPSMSSTHTLQPSMTSIQRSQPEEVSGLSLFSSSAPRHLMFDPKHQQYFCVQKKMLIDLETGQYIPVVLPAPIFSA, from the exons ATGGCTGGTTCCTTCCTGAGTGCTCATCGCTGCCCCCAAGTGGACCTGCCGCTGCACCGCGGCACACAGATGCCACCGCCGCGTTTGACCAGCTCTCGTCTCATCGCTTCCTCGTCCAACTCCGGCGAGGAAGACGAGCGAGGAAGCGGCAGCGACTGGTCGGAAGACGACCTGTCCCTTCACTTCTCTGCATCGGTCATCAGCCCGTCCAGTGACGAAGAGTCTGATCCGGAAAGCGGCGGTCGATGCGTCACTCAA GGCAAATGTCCGATTCAGGTCAAAAAGCTCCTTTGCCCCACTGTCCATCACCGCTCAGATCTGTTGCTACGGCAACACAGCATGCCAGCGACCCCTCAAAGCGGCGGAGGAACCCGCCAAG GCGACAACTCGGCACCACAACGACTACGGAAATCCTTCTCTTTGGATGAAAGCAAAACCAAGATGGCCTCCTGTATCATCAACAGTGTCCTGTCCAAGAAGATGCAGGAGCAGTTTGTCTCCTCAGAGGCTCACAACTCTTCAGCCGGAAGGGCGGAGAAAGATGTGCTTCAAAATGCACACACTTTCCCCGCCAGCAGAGCTCCGACAACCGTCCGGGTCTTCGGTCGGGAGGACAAACCACGTCCAAATTTGCAAGTTCTACATGGAAATAATAAGGCTTCCACAGGACATGTGACCAAGATGGCTGCCTGTTTCTCCAGAGTCAAGTTCATCCCAGTTAGGAATGTGAAGGATCTTGCAGAGTCCAGGCAAACGGAAAGAACCAGAACCAACGTCAGTGACCAGGCTGCTACGTCCTTTCCTCAGCAGACTGTCACTGCCCAGGAACACAACTCCAGTCTGGGAGTGTCCTCACGTCATGTCCCTGGTGTTTGTACTGCCTTGCCCACTTCGCGGTACCCACACCTGGGCCAGGTACGCACCACCCAGACCCTCCCATCATCTATGAGCTCCACCCACACCATCCCACCATCTAAGGGATCTATCCAGACTCTCCCTCCACCCATTAGCTCCACCCACACCCTCACTCCATCCATGAGTGCCACCCACACACTCCCTCAATCCATGAGCTCCACCCACACCCTCCCTCAATCCACGAGCTCCACCCACACCCTCACTCCATCCATGAGCTCCACCCACACCCTCACTCCATCCATGAGTTCCACCCACACCCTCCCTCAATCCACGAGCTCCACCCACACCCTCCTTCCATCCATGAGCTCCACCCACACCCTCACTCCATCCATGAGCTCCATCCACACCCTCCCTCCACCCATTAGCTCCACCCACCCCCTCCCTCTATCCATGAGTTCCAACCACACTCTCCCTCCATCCATTAGCTCCACCCACACCCTCCCTCCATCCAGGAGTGCCACCCACACCCTTCATCCATCCATGAATTCCACCCACACCCTCCTGCCATCCATGAGCTCCACCCACGCCCTCCCTCAATCCATGAGTTCCACCCACACCCTCCCTCAATCCTTTAGCTCCACCCATACCCTCCCTACATCCATGAGCTCCCCCCACACCCTCCCTCCATCCATGAGCTCCACCCACACCCTCCCTCCATCCATGAGTTTCACCTACTCCCTTCATCCATCCATGAGTTCCAACCACACTCTCCCTCCATGCATGAGCTCCACCCACACCCTCCCTCTATCCATGAGTTCCAACTACACTCTCCCTCCATCCATGAGCTCCACCCACACCCTCACTCCATCCATGAGCTCCACCCACACCCTCCCTTCATCCATGAGTTCCATCCACACTCTCCCTCCATCCATGAGTTTCACCCACTCCCTCCCTCTATCCATGAGCTCCACCCACACCCTCCCTTTATCCATGAGTTCCAAACacatccttcatccatccatgaACTCCACCCACACCCTCCTCCCATCCATGAGCTCCACCCACGCCCTCCCTCAATCCATGAGTTCCACCCACACCCTCCCTCAATCCTTTAACTCCACCCATGCCCTTCCTCCATCCATGAGCTCCATTAAGACCCTACCTCAATCCATGAGCTCCACCCACACCCTCCCTTCATCCATGAGTTCCATCCACACCCTCCCTCCATCCATGAGTTTCCCCCACTCCCTCTCTCCATCCATGAGCTCCACCCACACCCTCCCTCCATCCATGAGTTTCACCCACACCCTTCATCCATCCATGAATTCCACCCACACCCTCCTCCCATCTATGAGCTCCACCCACGCCCTCCCTCAATCCATGAGTTCCACCCCCACCCTCCCTCAATCCTTTAGCTCCACCCatactctccatccatccatgagCTCCATTCAGACCCTACCTCAATCCATGAGCTCCTTCcacaccctccatccatccatgagCTCCATTCAGACCCTACCTCAATCCATGAGCTCCATTCAGACCCTCCCTCAATCCATGAGCTCCTTCCACACCCTCCCTCCATCCATGGGCTTCATCTACACCCTTCTTCCATCTATGAGCTCCACCCACACCCTCCAACCGTCCATGACCTCGATCCAGAGATCTCAGCCTGAAGAAGTCTCTGGCCTCAGCCTCTTCAGTAGCTCCGCCCCCAGACACCTGATGTTTGATCCTAAACACCAGCAGTACTTTTGTGTGCAGAAGAAGATGCTGATTGACCTCGAAACAGGTCAATACATCCCGGTCGTTCTACCTGCGCCGATCTTCAGTGCATGA